AAGAACCAATATTGAAACATTGATGCAGGCCGTCAACAATGGGTATAAAATAATATGCTCCTGTCCGACATGCGGCTATCTTTACAAGAAACTGCTGCTTGAAAACGCCTATTTTTCCCAGGCGGCCCAAGAGCGTTTACAAACCCAAAAAAATGAAATTAAGGTGCCTTTAGGTTCCGGAGCAGGAAAATTTCTTTCACTTCCCAAAGCAATTTATCAGAAAGTATTTAAGGATGACGGTTATTTTTCATCAATCGACCCCATGGACAGAATCGATCTGTCACAAGCGGTCCTGGATCTTGGAGAGTTTTTATTATCTTTTCAGCAAGCGCACGATTTGACATTTAGAATAAACACCTCCGAAACATCTTCGATCTATTTTGCCTCTTGTCACCAAAGAGAACAGGACATCGGTCAACCCTACCTCAAAATTTTTTCAGCCATCCCGGAGGCTGATATGATTCAAGTGGGCGGTGCTTTAAGTTGCTGCGGAATGGGGGGGCATCTGGGGTATAAAAAATCATTTCACAAAAAGAGTCTAAAGACAGGTCAGTCTTTATTTAACGCGCTTGAATCTGAAAAAGATCGAACAATTGTGACGGATTGCCTGAGCTGTCGGTTACAATTTTCCCAAGTTTTTGATCGAAAAATCGTTCATCCCATTGAACTTCTGGAAATATAGCAGTTTACAGCTTCTATGAATTCCGGGGAATGCCTCAACGCGTTCCCCGGAATTGTTTAAAATTATCAAATGTTTTGGGATGCCTTTATTGCAGCAAGAACCTTCTCCGGTGTGGCCGGAAGATCTGTAACCAAAGCGCCGCAGGCATTTTCAATGGCGTTGATGACAGCCGGTGCTGTTGAGACCATGGACATCTCCCCAACCCCGGTGGAGCCAAGGGTTCCCCGTTTTCTACGCGTTTCTCTGAAAAATACCTCCATGTCAAAGGCGGTTTTCATCGTGGGAAATTTAAATGTACGCCAGTCTTTTGTTTTTCCGGCGATATACTGTTCACGAAGGGCATATCCCACACCCATATCCATACCGCCTTCCATCTGGCCCGTAAAATTATTGGGGTTGATGACAGGCCCTGCGTCAACCACAGCGGTCATTTTTAATACTTTGACCTCTCCTGTTTCCGTGTTGACTCCCACTTCGGCCATTTGAATGGCATGCGTATCAGATTCCGTTGACGGTCCCTGGCCTGTTTCCGGATCCAGGGGCGCGGTTTGAAAAGTTGCTTTATTGCCCGCGTAACGGGTGGGCTTTTCTGCGGACTTAAAGTCCTCGAACCGCTTTGATCCGACTTCATCCATGGCCTGTTTCAATTGCTTTAAGGCATCTACGGTCGCACCGCCCACCATAAGGGTGACCCGGCTGCCTGAAGCCGGACCTGCGGCTGTGGTTTTCGCCGTTGTCCGGGTAACGGCACGAACCTTGTCAAGGGGCAGTTCCAGCACCTGTGCCGCCAACTGGGTAAGCATGGAATCATTGCCTTCTCCCGGGTCTGCTGCCGCAGCATATACGGTTACCCCATCATCGGGTTCCAGCTCCACAGCCGAGGTGGATTTATCCGCCGGAAAACCAATGCCGAAGGCAGCCGCCCCCAGCCCGATCCCGCGTTTGACGGGGCCCGTATTATCATGGGCCTTTGCATCTGCCAGGGCTCTTTCATAATGGGGTAAAATATCATCACACAGTTCAGGGAACGGCCACACATCATCCTGGACATGTCCGGTTGCCTTGGTCAGCCCTGTTTTAAGGCTGTTTTGTTTCCTGAACGCCAGCGGGTCCATATCCAATTTTCCGGCAAGCATATTCATGCCGCACTCAAGGGCGTAATGCGCCTGTGGGGGACCGGCACCCCGGGCGGCACTTCCCCATGGGTTATTGGTATAAACAAGCTTTGACGCCACCTTGACGTTGGGCACATAATAAGAGCTTGTCAGCATTTGAAGGGCCCGGTTGATGATGACGTTGCCAATGGAGTGATACGCGCCGTTGTCTACGGTGATATCCATCTCAAGGGCCGTAAGTTTGCCCTTCTCGTCAGCCCCCATTTTCAATTGAATGTCAAAGGGATGGCGTTTGGAGCTGATCATCATGGATTCCGCAAGGCTTGGAATATAACGCACGGGCCGCTTGAATTTCAATGCCGCTGCCGCCGCAATCCCCTCGGTGAAAACTTCCAGTTTCATGCCGAACTGGCCGCCGGAAAACGGCTCTTCATAACGAATGTTGTCGTATCCGAGCGCAGTCTGTAGTGTTGCCATGTGAAGATGGATGTTAATGCTGCGGCCCATCACCACCAAAACGGCATCCTGGCCCTCTTTTTCCATGTATGCCACGCTGTTTTCAGGCTCCAGCGGGGCCTGGTGGTTTAACTGGGTGGTGAAATGTTGTTCAATCACGGCTGCCGCTTTTTTAAACCCATCGTCGGTATCTCCTTTGATCAAAGGCTGGGAAAAACATAGATTAGGGGCGTGGGGATGAATCTGGGGTGCGTCAGGTTCCATGGCCCGGGCGGTGGTGGTCACCTCAGGCAACAAAGAATATTGAACCTCCACCGCCTGGACTGCCGCCAATGCCTGTTCACGGGTTTGGGCCACCACGGCGGCAACCGCATCACCCATGGTCCGAACACGATCTTCACACAGGATAGGGCGGTCTTCCACAACATATTTCAAACGGTTGGTGCCTTTGATATCTGCAGCGGTCAGGGTGCCGATAAATCCCGGCATTTTTTCAGCCCTGGAGAAATCTATGTTTTTAATCTCAGCATGCATGTGAGGGCTTCGCACCACTGCGATTTCCACAGCATCGGGCATGAGAATATCCGAGGTAAAAGCGGCTGTACCGCATGCTTTGATCATGGCCGACGGGCGGGAGTGGGAAACACCGATTTTGGGGTCGGTGGGCAAAGGGGCAATCTCTTCAGGTGTTTTTTCGCCCCTGAGAAATTGGGCGGCCAGTTGCACGGCTTTAATGATTTTTACATAACCTGTGCAGCGGCAGATATTGCGGCGCAACGCATGCTTGATCTCTTCAAGCGTGGGATTAAGATTGGTGTCCAGCAAGGCTTTGGCGGCCATGATCATGCCGGGCGTACAAAACCCGCACTGAATGGCGCCTGACAAGGCAAACGCATGCTGGATAAGATGCGGGTTGTCCGGTGTGCCCAAGCCCTCAATGGAGATCACCGATGCCCCATCAAGTTTGCCTACTTTGGTCAGACAAGACAATACCGCTTTTTTATTGACGATGACGGTACATGCGCCGCATTGTCCTTTTCTGTCACAGGATTGTTTGGTGCCGGTCAGGTTTAACTGCTCCCGGAGCAAATCAAGCAAAACCAGATTTTTATCGGCAATTACCTCTCTTTCACAGCCGTTGATCGTTAGATTAATTTTTTTCATGTTTAATCCTTGATTTACTATGAATGGTTTAGGTACGAAATATTATTTTTTAAATGGCGGTGCGGTCCGGGTCAGGAATCTCTCTTTCATGGATTCCCAGCAGGAACAAAAGGCCATCCAGGCCCATGGTGGAAATGGTGTTGGCGGCTTTTTCCCGGACCACGGGCTTGGCATTAAAGGCCACACCGAGTCCGGCAATGGAAATCATGGGCAGGTCATTGGCACCGTCACCCACGGCAATGGTCTGCTGGATGGACAGATTTTCCTTTTTTGCCAACTCGCGCAAAAGGTCGGCCTTTTTCTGGCCGTCCACAATTTCACCGTTCACCTGTCCTGTGACTTCGCCATTCTCTATTTCAAGGGTATTTGCAAAAACATAATCAAATCCCAGGATCTCTTTAAGATAATTACCCACAAAGGTAAAACCGCCGGAAAGGATGGCAAGCTTGTAGCCAAGTCCTTTCAAAGTCCGGGTCACCAGATCGGCCCCGTCGGTCAGAGGCAGGCTCCGGGCCAGGCCCTGGATATCCTTTTCCTTTAATCCTTTGAGCAACGCCACACGCCGTCTGAAACTCTCCTTGAAATCAATTTCCCCGCGCATGGCAGATTCCGTGATCTGGGCCACCTGATCGCCGACACCGGCCAGTTTTGCCAATTCATCGATCACTTCAGCCTGGATCAATGTGGAATCCATGTCAAACACAACAAGTTTACGGTTTTTACGATAGATATTGTCTTCATGAAAGGAGATATCAATGCCCAGATCCTGGGAGATGTGAATGAACCTGCCCTTCATATCGGGAATGCTTTTAGGGGTGCCGGATACGGCAAACTGGATACAGGCCATAGGGGGCTCGGAAGGTCTTTTCAAGGACCTGCGGCCGGACATACGGGTAATGGAATCAATGTTAAGATCGTGATCAGTAATCACGGTGGAGACTGCGGAAATCTGGCCTGTTGTGATGGACCGGCCCATGACCGTAATAATCCGGCGCTCCTTGTCCTGGGTCTGGACCCAGGTTTCATAGTCGTTGGGCGCCACAGGCGAAACATCCACGGCCAGCCCCATTTTGTGTCCTTCAAAAATCAAATCCTTGAACATCAGGGAAAAATCTTGGGAGCATGGAATATCCACCAACATACCCAATGAGATATGTTCATGAATGACAGCCTGCCCAATATCCAGAATGCTCACCCGATACTGGGCCAGAATGGTTGAAATCCGGGCGGTAAGCCCTTTTTGGTCCTTGCCCGTAATGCTGATAAGAACTATATCGCCCATAATCTATCCCCTATCGTATTTGATCTTTAAACATGTTTGTTATTTGTGCCGGGTTTATTTTATAACTTTGCCGTTTAAATCTGTAAAGTTGTTTCGATCCATCTTCCGGACCAGGTCTTCCAGGGTTTGCTTTGTATTAAGGGACGGCTCATCCAGTACCTGCTCAAACAATAAAGCTTTTACCTTCCCAATGCCGGGTCCCTGGGGTAGGTTCAGGATCTGCTGAATGTCGCTGCCTGTAATGTCAAGGCTGTTCACATTAAACGGTGTTTGCGAATTGAGGGCATCCAGGATTTTTTCCAGGCGCAGGCGGATGTCCCCAAGGGTGTATGGTTTTTTGACCGGATTCAGGTTGCTTTTTTTATCGGCAATACGCATGCGTAAAAAATCCTGGTAGGACAGATTGAGATCATCCAGCATGACCAGAAGCCTACGTACGGCTTTGGCAGTGGTATCTGCTTTTAAAGGACGCATGTGGCCCCTGACCAGGGCGTAGATATAATCCAGGTCTTTTTTGGAAAACCGCAGACGTTCAAGATCCTCCATCATGGCCTGGGTGGACCTCTGATGCCCCGGAAACGTGTTCCGCCCCTCCTTGATTTCCAGTGCATCCCTTTTCCCTGTGTCATGGAGAAAGCCTGCCAGCCGAAGTGTGGGCATGGATGCCGGCAGTGCATCACCCACCAGAAGGTTGTGCTCAAATACGGTTTCACCGTGGTGGGGGCCGCCGTCCAGGTCGTAGCACCGGTCAAGGCTTGGCAGGATGTGGACCAAAAGGCCTGTATCATGGAGCAGATTAAAAAATAATGACGGCTTGTCCATGTCCATGGCCTTGACAATTTCCCGTTGAATCCGGTCTGCAGCCCCCTGGGCCGTAATTTTATGGGCCCGGGCACGGATGGCATCAAAGGTGTCCGGCTCAATTTTGAACCTGAAACGGGCAGCAAACCGGCAGGCCCGGACCATCCGCACGGGGTCTTCTTCAATCCGGTCAAAGGGCTCACGGGTGAATCGGATGATTCCGTTTTCAATGTCCGTCTGCCCGCCAAAGGGGTCTGACAGGGTCCGGGTTTCGGGATCCCAGGCCATGCTGTTGATGGTGAGATCACGGCGGCCAAGGTCCGTGGCCGGAAAAGTATGGCCTTCTGCCACAGCCTTCTTATCTGCGGATCTGCAGGTCGCCACCTCCACTTTATCAACCAGGGTCACGGCAAAGGTTTTTCCCACATATTTAGGATCCTGGTCGGCAAACAGCCGGGCCAAATCTTCGGGCAAGGCATTGGTCAGGATATCCACATCCCCGGGGGCGATACCCAGAAGGGCATCCCGGACAGCTCCGCCGACCAGAAAGGCTTGATACCCCTCGCGCCAAAGCGTTTCAAGGATGGGGGAAACAGGACTACTTGCCTGGATGGTGTCCAGGATATCGACAACTGAAGGCATACAAAATATCTTTTTACTTGAGGATCAAATTTTTAGGGGATTTTTTCCAACGCAGAAGTTGGGCAAATTAACAAAAACTTGATCTTCGAGTTTTAGTAGATCCCGAACACAGGCGAACCACACCCGGGACATTTATTCATCTGGGTTAAAAGATTTTCCACTGAATAACCAACTCGTTTGACAACCGTCTGTCCGCAGTCCGGACAGTAGGTGTTTTCCCTGGCACCGGGTACATTACCGGTATACACATGAACAAGTCCGGCTGACTGTGCAATATCGCAGGCCTTTTCAAGGGTTTCCACGGGTGTCGGCCCGGTCTGGGTCAGCTCAAATGCCGGGTGAAACCGGGATAGATGCCAGGGGGTCGAAGGCCCCAGTTCCCCGGCAATGAAGGACGCCATTTGCCCAAGCTCGTCGGGATCGTCATTCAGGCCCGGGATCACCAGGGTGGTCACCTCCACCATGAGGCCTAAATCCTTCATCGTCTTCAACGTCTCTTTAACCGGTTCCAGACGCCCATTACAATACCGGGTATAAAACTTATCCGAAAAAGATTTAAGATCCACATTAGCAGCATCCAGCACTGCGGCCGAGGCCTGCAGCAGTTTGGGACTCATAAATCCGTTGGTAACAATGATATTGGCAAGTCCCGCATCCTTTGCCAGCATGGCCGTATCCAGAACCAGTTCAAAAAAAACCGTGGGTTCGGTATAGGTGTAGGAGATGCTTTGACAGCCTAGTTCCACAGCCTTTGCCACAATGGCTTCGGGCGTCATGGCTTGGCCTGCAAGGCGGCCTGTAAAAGGGTTTGTTTCCTGGCCATGAACTTGGGAAATATCGGCATTCTGGCAGAACCGGCACTTAAAATTGCACCCGGGAGCAGCAATGGAATAAGAGAGGGAGCCGGGTTTGAAATGAAAAATGGGTTTTTTCTCAATGGGGTCCACATTGGCCGCCACCACCCGGTCATACACCAGGGAAAAAAGCTTGCCGTCCCGGTTCTCCCGGACACCGCAAATGCCGGTATGTCCCGGTGAAATTGTGCAATAATGGTTGCAGGCCAGGCATTTGACCTCACCACCTGACTGGGGTTCATAAAGACGGGCACGTATCATTCTTTCACCTTGTATCCTAACGCCAAACCTGTGGCCGGCTTATTGATTTTATGACACCGGGTTTTCAAAACCATGGGCCGGGTGCGAAACTTAGGCACCGGTTTGATGCGCATGCCAATGAAGCCACCCAAGTAAGACCACTGTATCAGGCGACAACGTTCCACCCTGGCGATCAGACGCCCGGACAGCAACGGGAGCTGTATGGTTGTCCGCCATTTTACAGGCACTTTTCCCAATATTGAGGTCATCATGATTTTCAACTCCCACACACTAAAAAATTGGGCATGGCTGTACATATCCGGGAAAAAAAAGCCTTTGATCCGCCGGGCCATATTCTGGGGAGCATACCAGTTATGGACGCCGATTACCACCTGTTCCCGGGCCACCCGGCAAGCCTCTTCAATGGCCTTGGCCGGCCGGTCTGAAAATTCAAGACTAAAAAACAGCAGTGCCGTATCAAAAGCATTATCTTCAAAGGGCAATTCCTCGGCCGTTCCCCGGTGCAGATCAACCTTTTGTCCGAGCCGTTCAGCAGCCTTGTCCAACATATATGGGGAAGGATCAATACCGGTCAGGTTCATGCCTCGATCCATAAACGGTTCAAGACTTAATCCCGTGCCGCAGCCAATGTCCAGTAAACGCTTTCCCGGCTGGGGGTTGATCAGGGCGCTGATTAATTCGATTTCAAGGTCAAGGCAATGTTTGCCCCGGCCTTTTTCAAAAAATGCATCATAGTCCTGGGCTTCCTTGAAACCAAATTCATATGCCATACTCCGGCCTCTTGCTTCAGAAGGATTAATGTTGAATAGCCGGGTTTAAGACCAGCCTTTTTTCCTCTTAAACAACGACATTAACATAACTCACTCCCGGAAAAAAGCAATCGACCCCGGAAAAAAACAAACAAGGCTCCAGATTATAACGGATTCTATAGACCGAAAAAAAATAGAATTGATTTTACTATGGCATTGCGTAGAAAGAATAATGGAAACACCGCAAAAACGACCTGCTTAGGGAGCAAAGTTAGGAAAATATTATTTCCCATGGCCGTTATTTTTTGGTATCAGACCGTTTCCTCTTTTTGTACCAGTCATACCCCTTATATAACTCGTCCATACATTCGGGGCACAGACCGTGGGTAAAGGTCAGGTGAGAGTGGGCCTCAAAATAGCAGTCCACATCATTCCAGAACCCTTTATCGTCCCGGATTTTTTTGCAATGCGAACACATGGGCAAAAGGCCGCGCAGGGTTTTAAGTTCGATATGGGTTTTGATGCGGGCCAGAAGTTCAGCCGAATGAAAGGGCTTAGTTACATAATCAACTCCGCCCACATCAAATCCCTTTACAATATCCTGAGCATCAGACTTGGCCGTTAAAAAAATCACCGGTATATTATGGGTGGGAAATTCGGCATTGAGCTTTTCACAGACCTCATACCCATCCATTTCCGGCATCATGACATCTAAAAGGATGAGATCCGGAAATTCGGATTTTACAAACGTCAGCGCCTGGACCCCGCTCTGAGCCATGGCAACTTCATATCCGTTATTGGAAAGCAGCTTCCCAAGAAACTGAAGATTCTGAGGTTTGTCATCAACTGTCAAAATGAGACTTTTATTGACCATTGAGATACTCCAAGGACGACATTATGAATTAATCACAGCTGCAGTTTCCGCAGCAGCCGGAATCGCAGCCCCCGCCTTTGGTGCCACAGCTGCTTGCCGGAGGTTCCAGCCCGGTTTCAGCAATGGTGATATCAAAAGTCAGGGTTTTACCCGCCAGAAAATGGTTCACGTCCATGGTGACACTTGTTTCGCTTATTTTTGCCACCCGCGCAGGGACCGGCTGACCGGCCGGGTTCTGGAGCTGAAGCTGAAGGCCTTCTTTCAGATCCATCTCCGGGGGAAACTGGGCCCTTGGGATGTCCACCATGGCGTTCTCGTCTCTTGGGCCGTATCCCATTTCAGGCGGAATGGTTACGGTTTTAGATTCCCCTTTTTTCATGCCGATGACGGCCTGATCAAAGCCTTTAATCAGCATGCCCGTATCAACGGTAAAGGTCAGGGGCTCTCTGCCCTCTGAGGAGTCAAACACATCTCCGTTTTCTAATTTTCCCGTATAATCCACGGCAATGGTATCCCCTGATTTAATTGCTTCTGTCATAAAACTTTTCCTTCCGGCCGGTGGCAGTTCCGACCGTTATGGTGGTTTTTCCGAGAACTTTGCCCGGAAAATAATAACCATCCTTTTGTGAGGATGGTTTAAACAAAATAAGTTGAAATCATAGAAGAAAATCGAAAAGATGTCCAAAAGTATTTTAAAATTTAATGTTTTCTGTTCAATGAAATGTGGTATGGTCATACAAGAATTACAGAAAAAGGAGAAATAATATCATGGAACTTTTGAAAATTATTGCAGCTATTATTCTTCCGCCTGTGGGTGTGTTTTTACAGGTCGGTATTGGGATGCATTTCTGGTTGAATATTGTTTTGACTCTTCTAGGTTATATTCCAGGAATCGTTCATGCCATCTGGGTAATAGCCAAAAACAAATAATTTTTTTGCGGAAAATTAGCCCGCCTGCGGCGTTGCAAAAAAAATCTCAATCCTCACAACCATTAGGTTGCTCCGGTTGAGATTTTTTTTTGCGCCTTGCATCCGAACGAATTTTCCGCAAAAAAGGCCGCTTGTAGATGATAAGGCAGATACCGGCTAACGCCGCTATCTGCTCAATTTTATTATTTTTCCCCTTACTATCCCATGAACGGATAGCCGTAATTTACGGGGGGGACCAGGGTCTCTTTGATGGTCCGGGGTGATGCCCAGCGGATCAGGTTCAGGTAGGAGCCTGCTTTATCGTTGGTACCGCTTTTGCGGGCTCCGCCAAAGGGCTGCTGGCCGACCACGGCGCCTGTGGGTTTATCATTAATGTAGAAATTTCCGGCGGTATGGGTCAACCTGGCCATCAAAGCATTGACCACTTCGCGATCCCGGGCGAAAATTGCACCGGTCAAGGCATATGGGCTTGTGTTGTCCAGGATGTCCAGGGTGGCTTGAAAATCATTATCGTCATAGACATAAACCGTGAGCACCGGTCCGAAGATCTCTTCGGCCATGGATTCATAATTTGGTGTTTTGGCCTGGATCACGGTGGGATGAACAAAATAGCCCTTGGACTTGTCCCGCTGACCGCCGATGATCACTTCAGCGTCGGGAGACGCTTCTGCCCGTGAAATGTAAGCGTCGATGTTGTCAAAAGATTTTTCATCAATCACGGCGTTCACAAAATTTGTGAAATCCGTCACAGGCCCCACCTTGATTTCAGCTATTTTCTCTTTGAGCTGATCCTGAACCGCAGGCCACAGGGAAGCCGGTACATAGAGACGGGAGCATGCAGAGCATTTCTGGCCCTGAAACTCAAAAGCGCCACGGATGATGCCTGTAACAAGTTCATCCACATCTGCACTTGCATGGGCAAATATATAGTCCTTACCGCCGGTTTCACCCACGATCCTGGGATAGGAAACATAGGTTTCAATATGTTCGGCCGCTTTTTTCCAAAGATTCTGGAAAACCGCCGTGGAGCCGGTGAAGTGCATGCCGGCAAAATACTTGTGAGCGAACAGAATGTCACCGATCTGGGATCCATGCCCCGGAATGAAATTGATAACGCCGTCGGGAAGGCCTGCTTCCTTAAGGATCTGCATCAAATAGTAATTGGACAGAACAGCCGTTGTGGAAGGTTTCCACACAACAGTGTTGCCCATCATGGCAGGTGAGGTGGGCAGGTTGCCGGCAATGGCCGTAAAGTTAAACGGGGTCAGCGCGAAAACAAATCCTTCCAAAGGACGGTATTCCAGCCGGTTGTAAACGCCTTTTTCGCTGAACGGCTGGTTGGCGTAAATTTCTTCCATGTAGCTGACATTGAAGCGCAAAAAGTCCACCAACTCGCAGGTGGAGTCAATTTCGGCCTGAAAAGCGTTTTTGGATTGACCCAACATGGTTGCCGCATTGATTTTGGCCGAATATTTCTGGGAAATCAAATCCGCCGCCTTCAAAATGATGGCCGCACGCTCCTGCCAGTCCATTGTCTCCCAGGCCGCTTTTGCGGACAAAGCTGCGTCCACAGCCGCCTTGACCTCTTTTTCACCTGCCAGATGCACTTTACCCAGCACATGACCGTGGTCGTGGGGGCAAACCACATCACACACATCACCGGTTTTAATCTCTTCTCCATTGATGATCACCGGAATTTCCACCTGATCCGCCATCTGGCGGCCAAGCTCTGCGGACAAAGCCCCGCGTTCCGGACTTCCCGGAGCAAACATTTTGACCGGTTCATTATAGGGTTTGGGGATGGTAAATACGCTGTTAGTCATTTTATAACTCCTTATTTTGAAACTACTTACTTTTATCCAATATTAAATTCAATACCCTGGGCCAACGGCAGTTCCTTGCCCCAGTTAATGGTGTTGGTTTGACGTCTCATGTACACCCGCCATGCATCGGAACCGGATTCCCGGCCACCGCCGGTCTCTTTTTCACCGCCGAATGCGCCACCGATTTCAGCACCGGAGGTACCCAGATTCACGTTGGCAATGCCGCAGTCTGAGCCTTTATGTGACAAGAACCGTTCCTGGTAATGCAGGGATGTTGTAAAAATTGCGGAAGAAAGCCCCTGGGGCACGTCATTGTGCAGTTCAAGGGCTTGATCAAACGTATCGTATTCAATGATGTACAAAATGGGGGCAAAGGTTTCCCTCTGGACAATCGGAAACTCATTTTTCACTTCAGCCACAGCCGGGCGCACATAATGGCCGCCTTCACAACCTGCCACAGAGATCCGCTCTCCGCCGCAAAGCACCTTGCCGCCGGATGCCTTTACGGATTTTAAGGCATCTTCCATGGCAACAACTGCGCCTTCATCAATCAACGGTCCCATGAGGGTATCGTTGTCCAGAGGGTTGCCGACCTTGACCTGTTTGTAGGCACTGACCAGATTGTTGACAAAGGCCTCTTTTACCGAAGAATGAATGATAATTCTGCGGGTGGACGTGCAGCGCTGTCCGGCCGTACCCACAGCACCGAACAGGGTGGCCCGGACAGCCATGTCCATATCCGCGTCTTCAGTGACGATGATGGCGTTGTTGCCGCCAAGCTCCAGCAGGGGCCGTCCTAAACGGCCGCCCACCACTTCTCCCACATGTTTACCCATGGCAGTGGATCCTGTAGCGGAAATCAAAGGAATGCGCGGGTCATGGAGCATGGGTTCGCCCACATCATCTCTGGAACCGATGATCATATTGAAAATACCCTCAACCTGGTATTTATCAACCACAGGTGCAAGAATATTCTGGATGGCAATACTGGTCAAAGGCACCTTTGAGCTGGGCTTGAACAGGATCGCATCTCCACAGACAGAGGCGATTAAACTGTTCCAGGACCATGGGGCCGCAGGAAAGTTAAACGAGGTGATTAAGCCGACAATTCCCAGGGGGTGCCATTGTTCGTACATCCGGTGTTCAGGCC
This window of the uncultured Desulfobacter sp. genome carries:
- a CDS encoding heterodisulfide reductase-related iron-sulfur binding cluster, with the protein product MSTASKDLVLKIFDKCAGSCGCDVCRTHLDEDCLFFTELYRLNDELLEQGGMLRNKTVSQLLELCTMCGLCPCPDIRMLILQAKAANADENGIPLADNVVADIQKTGKLGTLLSHAVNRVNRCNSTASIVKKALKIDPDRQLPKFPDQNFFQWVKNKGLYLEKRESDNTEQKVAYFAGCSAGYFFPEVGKATVSFLESLGIKVFVPEQNCCGMPLLMEGRKQKALEKIRTNIETLMQAVNNGYKIICSCPTCGYLYKKLLLENAYFSQAAQERLQTQKNEIKVPLGSGAGKFLSLPKAIYQKVFKDDGYFSSIDPMDRIDLSQAVLDLGEFLLSFQQAHDLTFRINTSETSSIYFASCHQREQDIGQPYLKIFSAIPEADMIQVGGALSCCGMGGHLGYKKSFHKKSLKTGQSLFNALESEKDRTIVTDCLSCRLQFSQVFDRKIVHPIELLEI
- a CDS encoding molybdopterin cofactor-binding domain-containing protein, which translates into the protein MKKINLTINGCEREVIADKNLVLLDLLREQLNLTGTKQSCDRKGQCGACTVIVNKKAVLSCLTKVGKLDGASVISIEGLGTPDNPHLIQHAFALSGAIQCGFCTPGMIMAAKALLDTNLNPTLEEIKHALRRNICRCTGYVKIIKAVQLAAQFLRGEKTPEEIAPLPTDPKIGVSHSRPSAMIKACGTAAFTSDILMPDAVEIAVVRSPHMHAEIKNIDFSRAEKMPGFIGTLTAADIKGTNRLKYVVEDRPILCEDRVRTMGDAVAAVVAQTREQALAAVQAVEVQYSLLPEVTTTARAMEPDAPQIHPHAPNLCFSQPLIKGDTDDGFKKAAAVIEQHFTTQLNHQAPLEPENSVAYMEKEGQDAVLVVMGRSINIHLHMATLQTALGYDNIRYEEPFSGGQFGMKLEVFTEGIAAAAALKFKRPVRYIPSLAESMMISSKRHPFDIQLKMGADEKGKLTALEMDITVDNGAYHSIGNVIINRALQMLTSSYYVPNVKVASKLVYTNNPWGSAARGAGPPQAHYALECGMNMLAGKLDMDPLAFRKQNSLKTGLTKATGHVQDDVWPFPELCDDILPHYERALADAKAHDNTGPVKRGIGLGAAAFGIGFPADKSTSAVELEPDDGVTVYAAAADPGEGNDSMLTQLAAQVLELPLDKVRAVTRTTAKTTAAGPASGSRVTLMVGGATVDALKQLKQAMDEVGSKRFEDFKSAEKPTRYAGNKATFQTAPLDPETGQGPSTESDTHAIQMAEVGVNTETGEVKVLKMTAVVDAGPVINPNNFTGQMEGGMDMGVGYALREQYIAGKTKDWRTFKFPTMKTAFDMEVFFRETRRKRGTLGSTGVGEMSMVSTAPAVINAIENACGALVTDLPATPEKVLAAIKASQNI
- the serB gene encoding phosphoserine phosphatase SerB; its protein translation is MGDIVLISITGKDQKGLTARISTILAQYRVSILDIGQAVIHEHISLGMLVDIPCSQDFSLMFKDLIFEGHKMGLAVDVSPVAPNDYETWVQTQDKERRIITVMGRSITTGQISAVSTVITDHDLNIDSITRMSGRRSLKRPSEPPMACIQFAVSGTPKSIPDMKGRFIHISQDLGIDISFHEDNIYRKNRKLVVFDMDSTLIQAEVIDELAKLAGVGDQVAQITESAMRGEIDFKESFRRRVALLKGLKEKDIQGLARSLPLTDGADLVTRTLKGLGYKLAILSGGFTFVGNYLKEILGFDYVFANTLEIENGEVTGQVNGEIVDGQKKADLLRELAKKENLSIQQTIAVGDGANDLPMISIAGLGVAFNAKPVVREKAANTISTMGLDGLLFLLGIHEREIPDPDRTAI
- a CDS encoding CCA tRNA nucleotidyltransferase, encoding MPSVVDILDTIQASSPVSPILETLWREGYQAFLVGGAVRDALLGIAPGDVDILTNALPEDLARLFADQDPKYVGKTFAVTLVDKVEVATCRSADKKAVAEGHTFPATDLGRRDLTINSMAWDPETRTLSDPFGGQTDIENGIIRFTREPFDRIEEDPVRMVRACRFAARFRFKIEPDTFDAIRARAHKITAQGAADRIQREIVKAMDMDKPSLFFNLLHDTGLLVHILPSLDRCYDLDGGPHHGETVFEHNLLVGDALPASMPTLRLAGFLHDTGKRDALEIKEGRNTFPGHQRSTQAMMEDLERLRFSKKDLDYIYALVRGHMRPLKADTTAKAVRRLLVMLDDLNLSYQDFLRMRIADKKSNLNPVKKPYTLGDIRLRLEKILDALNSQTPFNVNSLDITGSDIQQILNLPQGPGIGKVKALLFEQVLDEPSLNTKQTLEDLVRKMDRNNFTDLNGKVIK
- the amrS gene encoding AmmeMemoRadiSam system radical SAM enzyme, whose protein sequence is MIRARLYEPQSGGEVKCLACNHYCTISPGHTGICGVRENRDGKLFSLVYDRVVAANVDPIEKKPIFHFKPGSLSYSIAAPGCNFKCRFCQNADISQVHGQETNPFTGRLAGQAMTPEAIVAKAVELGCQSISYTYTEPTVFFELVLDTAMLAKDAGLANIIVTNGFMSPKLLQASAAVLDAANVDLKSFSDKFYTRYCNGRLEPVKETLKTMKDLGLMVEVTTLVIPGLNDDPDELGQMASFIAGELGPSTPWHLSRFHPAFELTQTGPTPVETLEKACDIAQSAGLVHVYTGNVPGARENTYCPDCGQTVVKRVGYSVENLLTQMNKCPGCGSPVFGIY
- a CDS encoding class I SAM-dependent methyltransferase; this translates as MAYEFGFKEAQDYDAFFEKGRGKHCLDLEIELISALINPQPGKRLLDIGCGTGLSLEPFMDRGMNLTGIDPSPYMLDKAAERLGQKVDLHRGTAEELPFEDNAFDTALLFFSLEFSDRPAKAIEEACRVAREQVVIGVHNWYAPQNMARRIKGFFFPDMYSHAQFFSVWELKIMMTSILGKVPVKWRTTIQLPLLSGRLIARVERCRLIQWSYLGGFIGMRIKPVPKFRTRPMVLKTRCHKINKPATGLALGYKVKE